A region from the uncultured Macellibacteroides sp. genome encodes:
- the dapF gene encoding diaminopimelate epimerase translates to MTNLIKFTKMHGAGNDYIYVNTMMYTIEDPENFAKKWSCYRTGIGSDGLVMIGASSVADFSMRIFNADGSEAMMCGNASRCIGKYVYEKGLTNKNVVTLETLSGIKELHLTVKDDVVTEITVDMGNPKLEEVIFSDGTKDILVSQHVSAGGYTFVGTAISMGNPHLVIFVDKIDEIDLAKIGPLFEHHPYFPQRVNVEFVQVLSRNEVRMRVWERGSGITSACGTGACATATAAVINHKTDREVKVIMDGGPLTIKWDSATQKIFMTGDAVIVFEGELSL, encoded by the coding sequence ATGACAAACCTGATTAAGTTCACCAAAATGCATGGAGCGGGAAACGATTACATCTACGTTAATACAATGATGTATACCATAGAAGATCCCGAGAATTTCGCTAAAAAGTGGAGTTGTTACCGCACAGGCATTGGATCGGATGGTTTGGTAATGATTGGTGCATCTTCAGTTGCTGATTTTAGTATGCGAATTTTTAACGCAGATGGTTCTGAAGCAATGATGTGTGGTAACGCCAGTCGTTGCATTGGAAAATATGTATACGAAAAGGGGCTTACAAATAAAAACGTAGTTACACTCGAAACCCTTTCTGGAATTAAAGAGCTTCATCTAACAGTTAAAGACGATGTTGTTACTGAGATTACGGTAGATATGGGTAATCCAAAACTCGAAGAGGTTATCTTTTCAGATGGAACAAAAGACATCCTTGTGTCGCAGCATGTATCAGCTGGAGGTTACACTTTTGTTGGCACAGCAATTTCAATGGGGAATCCTCATTTAGTCATATTTGTAGACAAGATAGATGAAATAGATCTTGCAAAAATTGGGCCTCTGTTTGAACATCATCCCTATTTTCCACAACGAGTGAATGTTGAATTTGTACAGGTTTTAAGTCGAAACGAAGTTAGAATGCGCGTATGGGAAAGAGGGTCCGGAATTACTTCTGCATGCGGAACCGGTGCTTGCGCAACAGCTACTGCGGCAGTTATCAATCATAAAACAGATCGCGAAGTTAAAGTTATTATGGATGGCGGTCCGTTAACAATCAAATGGGATTCAGCAACACAAAAAATATTTATGACGGGAGATGCCGTTATAGTTTTCGAAGGAGAATTAAGCCTTTAA
- the asnB gene encoding asparagine synthase B, giving the protein MCGIVAIFNIDSQTEALRKQALKMSKRIRHRGPDWSGIYAEKHAILAHERLSIVDPQSGGQPLKSKDGNLILCVNGEIYNHREIRAELKDEYEFQTGSDCEVILALYQKKGIEFLEDLNGIFAFALYDAVQDTFLIARDPIGVIPLYMGYDDQGHLMVASELKALEGVCAHYEPFLPGHYYYSKDPEPVRWYTRDWMEYDAVKDNEADVNELHDAMEAAVQRQLMSDVPYGVLLSGGLDSSIISAVAKKYAAKRIETDNTSDAWWPQLHSFAVGLKGAPDLSAAKKVADHIGTVHHEINYTVQEGLDAIRDVIYYIETYDVTTVRASTPMYLLARVIKSMGIKMVLSGEGADEIFGGYLYFHKAPNASAFHEETIRKLSKLYLYDCLRANKSLCAWGVEGRVPFLDKEFLDVAMRINPVAKMAPGKVIEKKILREAFSDMLPPEIAWRQKEQFSDGVGYNWIDSLKMITSEAVSDQAMARAAKRFPINTPQNKEEYYYRTIFEEHFPSSSAAKSVPSVPSVACSTAEALAWDSTFSNMNDPSGRAVKGVHTDSY; this is encoded by the coding sequence ATGTGTGGTATAGTAGCAATATTCAATATTGATTCTCAGACAGAGGCCTTACGTAAGCAAGCTCTGAAAATGTCAAAACGTATTCGTCACCGGGGACCTGACTGGTCGGGAATTTATGCCGAAAAGCATGCAATTCTTGCTCATGAAAGACTCTCCATAGTAGATCCTCAATCTGGAGGTCAACCGCTAAAAAGTAAAGATGGTAATCTTATACTTTGTGTTAACGGTGAAATCTATAATCACCGTGAGATCAGGGCGGAGCTAAAAGATGAATATGAATTTCAGACTGGTTCTGACTGCGAAGTGATTCTTGCTCTATATCAGAAAAAAGGAATCGAATTTCTGGAAGATCTAAATGGTATATTTGCTTTTGCATTGTATGATGCAGTGCAAGACACATTCTTGATTGCCAGAGACCCGATTGGAGTAATCCCTCTTTATATGGGTTATGATGATCAGGGACATCTTATGGTTGCTTCCGAACTAAAAGCTTTAGAAGGAGTTTGCGCTCATTACGAACCATTTCTTCCAGGTCATTATTACTATAGTAAAGACCCTGAGCCAGTTCGCTGGTACACGAGAGACTGGATGGAATATGATGCAGTAAAAGACAATGAAGCTGATGTGAATGAATTGCATGATGCCATGGAGGCAGCTGTTCAAAGACAACTAATGAGCGATGTTCCCTACGGCGTACTTCTTTCAGGTGGATTAGATTCGTCCATTATATCCGCTGTCGCAAAAAAATATGCGGCAAAACGCATCGAAACAGATAATACTTCCGATGCCTGGTGGCCTCAGCTACATTCGTTTGCTGTTGGGTTAAAAGGAGCTCCCGATTTATCTGCGGCAAAAAAAGTTGCTGATCATATTGGAACAGTTCATCATGAAATAAATTATACGGTACAGGAAGGGTTGGATGCAATCCGCGATGTCATCTATTACATTGAAACTTATGATGTAACAACTGTCAGGGCTTCAACTCCGATGTACTTGCTTGCCCGGGTCATTAAATCCATGGGGATCAAAATGGTACTTTCAGGGGAAGGCGCAGACGAAATATTCGGAGGTTATCTATACTTTCATAAAGCTCCAAATGCATCTGCTTTTCATGAGGAAACAATTCGAAAACTAAGTAAACTATATCTGTATGATTGTCTTCGGGCAAATAAATCACTTTGTGCATGGGGTGTTGAAGGTCGCGTTCCTTTTCTTGACAAAGAATTTCTGGATGTGGCGATGCGAATAAATCCGGTGGCCAAAATGGCGCCTGGAAAAGTAATAGAAAAGAAAATTCTTCGTGAAGCATTTTCAGATATGTTACCTCCGGAGATTGCATGGCGACAAAAAGAACAGTTTTCCGATGGTGTAGGTTACAATTGGATAGATTCACTAAAAATGATTACATCAGAAGCAGTATCCGATCAGGCAATGGCTCGTGCAGCTAAAAGATTTCCTATCAATACGCCTCAGAACAAGGAAGAGTATTACTATCGGACAATATTCGAGGAACATTTTCCGTCATCTTCTGCGGCCAAGTCCGTGCCATCTGTACCATCAGTTGCATGTAGTACTGCCGAAGCATTAGCCTGGGATTCAACATTTAGCAACATGAACGATCCCTCCGGGCGTGCCGTTAAGGGTGTCCATACTGATTCATATTAA
- a CDS encoding glutamate synthase subunit beta: MGNPKAFLTINRKEAGYRPVHDRVNDFGEVEQTLNTSDRMKQASRCMDCGVPFCHWACPLGNKQPEWQHLVYMGKWKEAYQVLESTCDFPEFTGRICPAPCEKSCVLKLSADEPVTIRENEVSIAERAFLEGYIKVHHPERNGKKVAVIGSGPAGLTAANRLNRKGYLVTVFEKNEMAGGLLRYGIPNFKLAKNIVERRIDLMREEGVVFKTGTQIDKLPDGFDAYCIAIGAEVPRDLPIEGRNLKGIHFAMDYLSQQNRLLEGIEVAPGKIINAKGKKVLVIGGGDTGSDCVGTANRQKASKVTQIEILEKPPVGYNPATPWPTMYPQVLKTSSSHEEGCERRWSLTSCRFIGDKGILKGVEVEEVTWETGEDGRMQMQLTGKKEIIEADLVFLAMGFVHPVQEGLIKSSKLTIDNRKNITIDKSFKSSVSNVFACGDATTGASLVVKAMAAGRDTAKAIDSYLSSITL; the protein is encoded by the coding sequence ATGGGAAATCCAAAAGCATTTCTTACAATAAATAGAAAAGAGGCAGGTTACAGACCTGTACACGACCGGGTAAACGATTTTGGAGAAGTGGAACAAACGTTAAACACAAGCGACCGGATGAAACAGGCATCCAGGTGTATGGATTGTGGTGTTCCATTCTGCCACTGGGCTTGTCCCCTGGGTAATAAACAACCCGAATGGCAACATTTAGTTTACATGGGTAAATGGAAAGAAGCATATCAGGTTCTTGAATCCACTTGCGATTTTCCGGAATTTACAGGAAGAATTTGTCCTGCTCCATGCGAAAAAAGCTGTGTTCTTAAACTAAGCGCAGACGAGCCTGTTACCATCCGTGAAAACGAAGTTTCCATTGCAGAGAGAGCCTTTCTTGAAGGTTATATAAAGGTTCACCACCCGGAACGGAATGGTAAAAAAGTTGCCGTAATAGGATCGGGACCTGCCGGTCTGACTGCTGCCAATCGTTTAAACCGCAAGGGATATTTGGTTACGGTTTTTGAAAAGAATGAAATGGCTGGTGGTTTGCTTCGCTATGGAATTCCGAACTTCAAGCTTGCCAAAAATATAGTAGAGCGCCGGATTGATCTGATGAGAGAAGAAGGTGTTGTATTTAAAACAGGTACGCAAATCGATAAGCTTCCTGACGGATTCGATGCTTATTGTATTGCTATCGGTGCAGAAGTTCCACGCGACCTTCCAATCGAAGGTCGTAACCTTAAAGGCATCCACTTTGCAATGGACTACCTTTCACAGCAGAACCGTTTACTCGAGGGCATTGAAGTTGCTCCGGGTAAAATTATCAATGCCAAAGGTAAGAAAGTTCTGGTAATAGGGGGTGGAGATACAGGGTCTGACTGCGTTGGAACCGCCAATCGCCAGAAGGCAAGCAAGGTTACTCAAATTGAAATTCTGGAAAAACCTCCCGTAGGTTATAACCCGGCTACACCTTGGCCAACGATGTATCCGCAAGTACTAAAAACATCTAGTTCGCACGAAGAAGGATGCGAACGTAGATGGAGTCTTACGAGCTGTCGTTTTATAGGCGACAAAGGGATTCTAAAGGGTGTTGAAGTAGAAGAGGTTACCTGGGAAACGGGAGAAGATGGTCGTATGCAAATGCAATTAACTGGTAAAAAAGAAATCATCGAAGCTGATTTGGTGTTTCTTGCGATGGGATTTGTACATCCGGTGCAGGAAGGACTTATCAAATCATCCAAACTGACTATTGACAACCGTAAAAATATAACAATAGATAAGTCTTTCAAAAGCAGCGTATCCAATGTGTTCGCATGCGGAGACGCTACCACCGGAGCAAGTCTTGTGGTTAAGGCGATGGCTGCCGGTCGTGATACGGCCAAGGCTATAGACTCGTACTTGTCGTCGATAACCTTATAA
- the gltB gene encoding glutamate synthase large subunit, which translates to MKERSHFNNEKGLYNFSYEHDACGVGMLVNIHGGKSHEIVESALKVLENMQHRGAEGADNKTGDGAGILLQIPHEFILLQGIPVPEKGKYGTGLLFLPKDDKLQDVVLSILIEEIEKEGLNLMHLRKVPVNSSILGADAHSTEPDVRQLFITGCTDQTLLEKKLYLVRKRVEKKIQQTDAVIKQDFYIVSLSTRSIIYKGMLSSMQLRHYFPDLTNNYFTSGLALVHSRFSTNTFPTWSLAQPFRLLAHNGEINTVRGNRGWMEARESVLNSPSLGNIEDICPIIQPGMSDSASLDNVLEFLVASGMSLPHAMAMLVPESFNEKNPISEDLKAFYEYHSILMEPWDGPAALLFSDGRYAGGMLDRNGLRPARYLITKDDMMVVASEVGVMDFEANQIKEKGRLQPGKILLVDTEKGEIYYDGELKKQLAEAKPYRTWLANNRVELDELKSGRKVEHKVANYDRLLRAFNYSREDIEKIIIPMSSTGAEPISSMGNDTPLAVLSSKPQILYNYFRQQFAQVTNPPIDPIREELVMSLVEYIGAVGNNILVPDEMHCKMVKLNYPILSNTQLDILCNIRYKGFNSLKLPMLYEVAKGKEGLREAIAHLCKLAEQSVTEGVNYIILSDKNVDTKFAPIPSLLALSAIHHHLVSVQKRVQTALIVETGEMREVMHAALLLGYGASAINPYMAFAVLDDLVKKQEIQLNYETAEKNYIKSICKGLFKIMSKMGISTIRSYRGAKLFEAVGLSEDLSRAYFGGTTTAIGGIGLDEIAEDTAALHREAFGNDIDDILPNKGIYSYRKDGEQHAWNPETISTLQLATRLGSYKKFKEYSKIVDEKEEPIFVRDFLEFKRNPISIDKVEPAENIMKRFVTGAMSYGSISREAHETMAMAMNKIKGRSNTGEGGEDAARFTPLENGLSLRSAIKQVASGRFGVTTEYLVNADEIQIKIAQGAKPGEGGQLPGYKVDDVIARTRHSIPGISLISPPPHHDIYSIEDLAQLIFDLKNVNPKAEISVKLVSESGVGTIAAGVAKAKADRIVISGAEGGTGASPASSIRYAGLPPEIGLSETQQTLVINSLRGQVTLQTDGQIKTGRDIVMMAMLGAEEYGFATSALIVLGCVMMRKCHMNTCPVGVATQDEELRKRFHGKHEYLVNFFNYLAEEVREHLAEMGFTKLDDIIGRTDLIVRRTSYTNKKFETLNFSRLLHMPEQALTTAIHHVAKQDHNIESVKDREMIIQASPAIQSLKEVSLDYTIANTDRSVGAMLSGVIASKYGNNGLPDDTLNIKFKGSAGQSFGAFLSHGVHFKLEGEANDYLGKGLSGGRISVMPPIRSTFIAEENTIAGNTLLYGATSGQVFINGRVGERFCVRNSGATAVVEGVGDHCCEYMTGGRVVVLGSTGRNFAAGMSGGVAYVWNKNNDFDYFCNMEMVELSLIEENSYRKELHELIRMHYYYTGSKLAKTMLDAWNKYVDQFIQIVPIEYKKVLQEEQMKKLQQKIADMQRDY; encoded by the coding sequence ATGAAAGAAAGAAGTCATTTTAACAACGAGAAGGGTTTGTATAACTTCTCTTATGAACACGATGCCTGCGGAGTAGGAATGTTAGTCAATATCCATGGCGGAAAGTCTCACGAAATTGTTGAGTCCGCGTTAAAGGTTTTGGAAAACATGCAACACCGTGGAGCAGAAGGTGCAGATAACAAAACCGGAGATGGTGCTGGTATCCTGCTGCAAATACCACATGAGTTTATTTTATTGCAAGGAATTCCGGTTCCCGAAAAAGGGAAATACGGAACAGGACTCTTGTTTCTGCCCAAAGACGATAAATTGCAGGATGTAGTTTTAAGTATTCTTATTGAAGAAATTGAAAAAGAAGGATTAAACTTGATGCACTTAAGAAAGGTGCCTGTTAATTCGTCAATTTTAGGAGCTGACGCTCATTCCACTGAGCCAGACGTAAGACAGTTATTTATAACAGGGTGTACCGACCAGACACTTCTGGAGAAAAAATTATACTTGGTACGCAAACGCGTTGAGAAAAAAATACAACAGACTGATGCCGTAATTAAACAAGACTTTTACATTGTATCACTGTCTACACGTAGCATTATATATAAAGGTATGTTGTCTTCTATGCAACTACGCCACTATTTCCCTGATTTAACCAATAATTACTTCACTAGCGGCCTTGCATTGGTGCATTCCCGTTTTAGTACAAATACATTTCCTACATGGAGTCTGGCTCAACCGTTCCGATTATTAGCTCATAACGGTGAAATCAATACTGTTCGGGGTAACCGTGGATGGATGGAAGCTCGTGAAAGTGTTTTAAACTCCCCATCTTTGGGAAATATTGAAGACATTTGTCCGATTATCCAACCGGGCATGAGTGATAGCGCGTCTTTAGATAATGTATTGGAATTTCTTGTTGCATCAGGTATGAGTTTACCTCATGCCATGGCTATGCTGGTTCCCGAAAGCTTTAACGAGAAGAATCCAATTTCTGAAGATCTGAAAGCTTTCTATGAATATCATAGTATTTTAATGGAACCATGGGATGGCCCGGCTGCCCTGCTCTTTTCTGATGGTCGTTATGCCGGGGGAATGCTTGATCGTAACGGCTTGCGTCCGGCTCGCTACCTAATTACCAAAGATGATATGATGGTTGTTGCTTCGGAAGTAGGCGTTATGGATTTTGAAGCAAACCAAATTAAAGAAAAAGGTCGTCTTCAACCAGGAAAAATTCTTCTTGTTGACACGGAGAAAGGTGAAATATATTACGATGGAGAGCTTAAAAAGCAACTCGCAGAAGCAAAACCATATCGTACGTGGCTTGCCAACAACCGGGTTGAACTTGACGAATTGAAATCTGGTAGAAAGGTTGAGCATAAAGTAGCAAACTATGATAGGTTGCTTCGTGCTTTCAATTATTCCCGCGAAGATATTGAAAAAATTATCATCCCGATGTCTTCTACAGGTGCAGAACCTATTTCATCTATGGGTAATGATACTCCGCTTGCAGTATTATCATCCAAACCTCAGATTCTTTATAACTATTTCCGTCAGCAGTTTGCCCAGGTAACAAATCCACCTATTGATCCGATCCGTGAAGAACTCGTTATGAGCCTTGTGGAATATATCGGTGCTGTAGGAAATAACATCTTGGTTCCTGATGAAATGCACTGCAAAATGGTTAAGCTGAATTATCCGATTTTGAGTAACACTCAGCTTGATATTCTATGCAATATCCGTTACAAGGGTTTCAACTCCTTGAAGCTGCCTATGCTCTATGAAGTTGCCAAAGGTAAGGAAGGATTGCGTGAAGCTATTGCCCATCTTTGTAAACTAGCTGAGCAATCGGTCACAGAAGGAGTAAATTACATCATTTTGTCTGACAAAAATGTAGATACAAAATTTGCACCAATTCCTTCATTGCTTGCTCTTTCTGCCATTCACCATCATTTAGTGTCTGTACAGAAGCGAGTTCAGACCGCGCTTATTGTTGAAACCGGTGAAATGCGCGAAGTAATGCATGCCGCTTTGTTGCTTGGCTATGGAGCCAGCGCTATTAATCCATACATGGCCTTTGCCGTACTTGATGATTTGGTGAAGAAACAGGAAATTCAACTAAACTACGAGACAGCCGAGAAAAACTATATTAAGTCCATCTGCAAAGGATTATTCAAAATCATGAGTAAGATGGGTATTTCAACCATTCGCAGTTACCGCGGAGCCAAGTTGTTTGAAGCCGTTGGTTTATCTGAAGACTTAAGCCGCGCCTATTTCGGTGGAACTACAACTGCCATCGGAGGAATCGGTCTTGATGAAATTGCCGAAGATACGGCAGCGCTTCATCGCGAAGCATTTGGTAACGACATAGACGATATTTTACCTAATAAGGGAATTTACAGTTACCGTAAGGACGGAGAACAACATGCATGGAATCCTGAAACTATTTCTACCCTCCAACTGGCAACCCGCCTGGGTAGTTATAAGAAATTTAAAGAGTACTCAAAAATAGTCGACGAAAAGGAAGAGCCAATTTTTGTGCGTGACTTTCTGGAATTTAAACGCAACCCGATATCCATCGACAAAGTGGAACCAGCCGAAAACATTATGAAACGGTTTGTTACGGGAGCAATGAGTTATGGGTCTATCAGCAGAGAAGCTCACGAAACGATGGCCATGGCCATGAATAAAATTAAAGGACGCAGCAATACGGGTGAAGGTGGTGAAGATGCAGCCAGATTTACTCCTTTGGAGAACGGGCTATCTCTTCGTTCTGCTATCAAGCAGGTGGCTTCAGGTCGTTTTGGTGTAACAACCGAATACCTTGTTAATGCAGATGAAATCCAGATTAAGATTGCGCAGGGTGCAAAGCCCGGCGAAGGAGGTCAGCTTCCGGGTTACAAAGTAGACGATGTTATTGCCCGCACCCGTCACTCGATACCAGGCATCTCGCTTATATCGCCTCCTCCTCATCATGATATTTACTCTATCGAGGATTTAGCTCAACTTATTTTCGATTTAAAAAACGTAAATCCTAAAGCTGAGATCAGTGTAAAGCTTGTTTCTGAAAGTGGCGTAGGAACTATTGCTGCAGGTGTAGCAAAAGCAAAAGCAGATAGAATTGTTATATCCGGAGCAGAAGGAGGTACAGGTGCCAGTCCAGCAAGTTCTATCCGCTACGCCGGATTACCTCCCGAAATAGGATTGAGCGAAACACAGCAAACACTGGTAATTAATAGTCTTCGTGGTCAGGTTACACTACAAACCGACGGACAGATAAAAACAGGACGCGACATCGTAATGATGGCCATGCTTGGTGCTGAAGAATATGGTTTTGCAACTTCTGCCCTGATTGTTCTTGGTTGCGTGATGATGCGCAAATGCCATATGAATACCTGTCCTGTTGGCGTAGCTACACAGGATGAAGAACTACGTAAACGATTCCACGGTAAGCACGAGTATTTAGTTAACTTCTTTAATTATCTGGCAGAAGAAGTTCGTGAACACTTGGCAGAAATGGGATTTACCAAACTGGATGACATTATTGGTCGTACGGATCTGATTGTTCGCAGAACCTCATATACAAATAAGAAATTTGAAACACTCAATTTCTCACGATTGCTTCATATGCCTGAACAGGCTTTAACAACAGCCATTCACCATGTTGCCAAACAGGATCACAACATTGAATCTGTAAAAGACAGGGAAATGATTATCCAGGCTTCTCCAGCTATCCAGTCACTTAAAGAGGTATCATTGGATTATACTATTGCAAATACTGACAGAAGTGTCGGAGCAATGCTTTCGGGAGTAATTGCTTCAAAATATGGTAATAACGGACTTCCTGATGATACGTTGAATATCAAGTTCAAGGGTTCGGCTGGTCAGAGTTTCGGTGCATTCCTTTCTCACGGGGTTCACTTCAAGCTTGAAGGCGAAGCAAATGATTATCTGGGAAAAGGATTAAGCGGTGGTAGAATTTCCGTTATGCCTCCAATCCGTTCCACATTTATTGCAGAAGAAAATACAATTGCCGGAAACACGTTGCTTTACGGAGCAACTTCTGGTCAGGTATTTATCAATGGCCGTGTGGGCGAACGTTTCTGTGTAAGAAACTCTGGAGCAACAGCTGTTGTTGAAGGAGTTGGCGACCACTGCTGCGAGTATATGACAGGTGGACGTGTGGTAGTTCTTGGTAGTACAGGTCGTAATTTCGCTGCCGGTATGAGTGGAGGTGTTGCTTATGTATGGAACAAGAATAATGATTTCGACTACTTCTGTAACATGGAAATGGTAGAACTTTCTTTGATTGAAGAAAACAGTTACCGGAAGGAATTACACGAGTTAATCCGCATGCATTACTATTATACAGGAAGTAAGCTGGCTAAAACCATGCTTGATGCCTGGAACAAATATGTGGATCAGTTTATCCAGATTGTACCGATCGAATATAAAAAGGTACTTCAGGAAGAACAGATGAAGAAACTGCAACAAAAAATTGCAGACATGCAAAGGGACTATTAA
- a CDS encoding amidophosphoribosyltransferase, with protein sequence MEQLKHECGVAMVRLLKPLEYYHNKYGSWMYGLNKLYLLMEKQHNRGQEGAGLACVKLEAHTGEEYMFRERAMGTGAITEIFDAVHQNYKDIPRQELNDPFYAKSHLPFAGELYLGHLRYSTTGKSGISYIHPFLRRNNWRAKNLALCGNFNLTNVNDIFEEITSIGQHPRKFADTYIMLEQMGHRLDREVERLYQQYEKEGLKGMDITHAIEDHVDLSNMLKKCSPQWDGGYVICGLTGSGEAFSVRDPWGIRPAYYYADDEIVVLASERPVIQTVMNVQSVDVKELDPGQALLINKKGEWRTSQIMEPKERKACSFERIYFSRGSDMDIYKERKSLGRNLVGPILKSLNYDLKHTVFSFIPNTAEVAYYGMLEGVNEYLNHRKLERISQAQELTKDELKEILSMSVRTEKVAIKDIKLRTFIAEGNSRNDLAAHVYDITYGSLKPNEDSLVVIDDSIVRGTTLRQSIIGILDRLHPKKIVIVSSSPQVRYPDYYGIDMSKMKEFIAFRAAIELLRERGMESLIMETYNKAKDQQNHPTDTLVNYVKDIYAPFSNEEISAKIAEILTPKGTKAAVEIVYQDIEGLHASCPNHTGDWYFSGDYPTKGGTRLVNQAYINYIEGEI encoded by the coding sequence ATGGAACAACTTAAACACGAGTGTGGCGTTGCCATGGTCCGTTTATTAAAGCCTTTAGAGTATTATCATAATAAGTACGGTAGCTGGATGTACGGGCTTAACAAGCTCTATTTATTAATGGAAAAGCAGCATAACCGCGGACAGGAGGGCGCAGGTTTAGCATGTGTAAAGTTAGAGGCTCATACCGGTGAGGAATATATGTTTAGAGAAAGAGCGATGGGGACCGGTGCCATTACCGAAATCTTCGACGCCGTCCATCAAAATTACAAAGATATACCACGCCAAGAGCTTAACGATCCTTTCTACGCCAAAAGTCATCTTCCATTTGCCGGAGAATTATATTTAGGTCATCTTCGATACAGTACCACCGGAAAATCCGGTATTTCCTATATTCATCCTTTCTTACGTCGTAACAACTGGAGAGCAAAAAATTTAGCTCTTTGCGGAAATTTCAACCTAACCAATGTAAACGATATCTTCGAAGAAATTACTTCAATTGGTCAGCATCCACGTAAATTTGCCGATACATATATTATGTTGGAACAAATGGGGCACCGTTTGGACCGGGAAGTTGAACGTTTATATCAGCAATACGAGAAAGAAGGGCTTAAAGGTATGGATATTACTCATGCCATTGAAGATCATGTGGACCTTTCCAATATGCTTAAGAAATGTAGTCCTCAGTGGGATGGTGGATACGTAATATGTGGTTTAACCGGAAGTGGTGAAGCATTTAGTGTGCGCGACCCATGGGGAATCCGCCCTGCCTATTATTATGCGGATGACGAAATAGTAGTTCTTGCCTCCGAACGTCCGGTAATTCAGACAGTGATGAATGTTCAATCTGTCGATGTTAAGGAGTTGGATCCGGGACAAGCTCTCCTTATTAATAAAAAAGGAGAATGGCGAACATCTCAAATCATGGAGCCAAAAGAACGGAAAGCTTGTTCGTTCGAACGTATATACTTTTCACGTGGTAGTGATATGGATATATACAAAGAACGAAAAAGTTTGGGACGCAACTTGGTGGGACCGATTCTAAAATCGTTAAACTACGACTTAAAGCACACCGTTTTTTCCTTTATTCCCAATACAGCCGAAGTGGCATACTATGGAATGCTGGAAGGGGTGAACGAATACCTCAACCATCGCAAGCTTGAAAGGATCTCTCAGGCTCAGGAACTAACCAAAGATGAATTGAAAGAAATACTTTCCATGTCTGTAAGAACTGAGAAAGTAGCAATCAAAGATATTAAATTACGTACCTTCATTGCTGAAGGTAATTCACGAAACGATCTGGCAGCACACGTATACGACATTACCTACGGAAGCTTAAAACCAAACGAAGACAGTTTGGTTGTTATAGACGATAGTATTGTAAGGGGAACAACGTTGCGTCAGAGTATTATTGGCATTCTGGACAGGCTTCACCCCAAAAAGATAGTAATAGTTTCTTCCTCTCCTCAGGTTCGTTATCCTGATTATTACGGAATAGATATGTCCAAGATGAAAGAATTTATAGCTTTCCGGGCAGCTATCGAGTTGTTGCGGGAGAGGGGCATGGAAAGTCTGATTATGGAAACATATAATAAAGCCAAGGATCAGCAGAATCATCCAACAGACACCTTGGTGAATTATGTAAAAGATATATACGCGCCTTTTAGCAACGAAGAGATTTCTGCGAAAATAGCAGAGATATTAACTCCGAAAGGAACAAAGGCTGCAGTCGAGATTGTTTATCAGGATATCGAAGGTCTTCATGCTTCATGTCCAAACCATACCGGCGACTGGTATTTTTCGGGAGATTATCCTACAAAAGGAGGAACCCGTTTAGTAAACCAGGCTTATATTAACTATATTGAAGGAGAAATTTGA